One part of the Sorangiineae bacterium MSr11954 genome encodes these proteins:
- a CDS encoding AAA family ATPase has protein sequence MDDDTLASLRVALAASPNNVELLVLVASALVDRDRAEEAAELVRDAGLDSFSRSGHRRAAARALFEAGDADAALGLIAPGSESKEEAETLLLRARILHQLGRPKDAVKAYQAAVEANPTLEDLDLKAMLGARVREIPSGGDRPKMRVISSANDDTDATELTRLLHPETKTVTFDDVGGLTDVKKQIERRIIVPFQKPSLFQRFKKRVGGGILLYGPPGCGKTLLARATAGECKATFFNVAIHDILDMYIGESERKLHAIFDKARASTPAVLFFDELEALAGKRQHTREATSAKLVSQFLSEMDGFTQNNAGVLILGATNVPWAVDAAFRRPGRFDRVLFVPPPDKVARAAILRHLLEARPTEDIDADAIASKTSGFSGADLEHLIETASDEAIEASLASGSEVPIAQRHLVAALRDVKPTTLEWLTTARNYARYANEGGQYDDVLDFLKRHGKD, from the coding sequence ATGGACGACGATACGCTCGCATCCCTTCGCGTCGCGCTCGCTGCTAGCCCGAACAACGTCGAATTGCTGGTGCTCGTCGCCTCCGCGCTGGTCGATCGCGATCGCGCGGAGGAGGCCGCAGAGCTGGTGCGCGACGCGGGCCTCGACTCCTTTTCGCGATCCGGGCATCGGCGCGCGGCCGCTCGGGCGCTCTTCGAGGCAGGCGATGCCGATGCCGCGCTCGGGCTCATCGCGCCGGGGTCGGAGTCGAAGGAGGAGGCCGAGACGTTGCTGCTCCGCGCGCGGATCCTGCACCAGCTCGGTCGGCCGAAGGACGCGGTCAAAGCGTACCAAGCGGCGGTGGAGGCCAATCCAACCTTGGAGGACTTGGACCTCAAGGCGATGCTCGGCGCGCGGGTGCGCGAGATCCCGTCGGGCGGCGACCGGCCGAAGATGCGCGTGATCTCCTCGGCCAACGACGATACCGATGCGACGGAGCTCACGAGGCTGCTCCATCCGGAGACCAAGACCGTGACCTTCGACGACGTCGGCGGCTTGACGGACGTCAAGAAGCAGATCGAGCGGCGCATCATCGTGCCGTTTCAGAAGCCTTCGCTCTTTCAACGCTTCAAGAAGCGGGTGGGAGGCGGGATTTTGCTCTACGGGCCGCCAGGCTGCGGAAAGACGCTGCTCGCGCGGGCCACGGCCGGCGAGTGCAAGGCCACGTTCTTCAACGTCGCCATCCACGATATCCTCGATATGTACATCGGCGAGTCGGAGCGGAAGCTGCACGCGATCTTCGACAAGGCGCGCGCGAGCACCCCGGCCGTGCTCTTCTTCGACGAGCTGGAGGCGCTCGCCGGCAAGCGGCAGCATACGCGGGAGGCCACCAGCGCCAAGCTGGTGAGCCAGTTCCTCTCCGAGATGGATGGCTTCACCCAAAACAACGCGGGCGTGCTGATCCTGGGCGCCACCAACGTTCCGTGGGCCGTCGACGCGGCCTTCCGCCGTCCGGGCCGTTTCGATCGCGTCCTCTTCGTTCCGCCGCCCGATAAAGTGGCCCGGGCCGCCATCTTGCGACACCTGCTGGAGGCGCGCCCGACCGAGGACATCGACGCCGACGCCATCGCCAGCAAGACCAGCGGCTTCTCCGGCGCCGATCTGGAGCACCTCATCGAGACCGCCAGCGACGAGGCCATCGAGGCCTCGCTCGCGAGTGGCAGCGAGGTGCCGATCGCGCAACGCCACCTGGTCGCCGCGCTGCGCGACGTGAAGCCGACGACCCTCGAGTGGCTGACCACCGCCCGCAACTACGCCCGCTACGCAAACGAAGGGGGCCAATACGATGACGTCCTCGATTTTCTGAAGCGGCATGGGAAAGATTAA
- the proS gene encoding proline--tRNA ligase — protein MAKNEKTAISPTRAEDYAEWYQQVVRAADLAETSPVRGCMVIKPWGYALWENIQREMDRMFKATGHKNAYFPLFIPKSFLEKEAEHVAGFAKECAVVTHHRLIEGPGGGLVVDPEAKLEEPLIVRPTSETIIGAAFSQWVQSYRDLPLLINQWANVVRWELRTRLFLRTSEFLWQEGHTAHATEAEARQETQQMLDVYATFAEDYMAMPVLKGPKTASERFPGAVETFAIEAMMQDKKALQAGTSHFLGQNFAKASEIKFQTKEETFEYAWTTSWGSSTRLVGGIIMTHSDDDGLIVPPRLAPAHIAIWPVFRGDEGKEKIVEYIQSFARELRDITLWGRPLEVEVDMRDIRGGEKQWEWVKKGVPVRIEIGPRDVDGGVVTVARRDRTPREKENLSRAEAPAKIRAILEDMQRGLFERARKFRDDNTREVNDYESLRRFFDKEGGGFALVHWDGTAESEAKFKDDFKATIRCIAQAPERAAAWGERMLEPGKCIVTGNPSPRRVVVARSY, from the coding sequence GTGGCCAAGAACGAGAAGACCGCAATTTCCCCGACACGAGCGGAAGACTATGCCGAATGGTACCAGCAGGTCGTACGTGCAGCCGACCTCGCCGAGACCTCGCCGGTGCGCGGGTGCATGGTCATCAAGCCGTGGGGTTACGCCCTCTGGGAAAATATCCAGCGCGAGATGGACCGTATGTTCAAGGCGACGGGCCACAAGAACGCGTACTTCCCGCTCTTCATCCCCAAGTCGTTCCTCGAGAAAGAAGCCGAGCACGTGGCGGGCTTCGCCAAGGAGTGCGCGGTGGTCACGCACCACCGGCTGATCGAGGGCCCCGGGGGCGGCCTGGTGGTCGATCCGGAGGCGAAGCTGGAGGAGCCGCTCATCGTGCGGCCCACGTCCGAGACCATCATCGGCGCGGCGTTCTCGCAGTGGGTGCAGAGCTACCGCGATCTGCCGCTCCTCATCAACCAATGGGCCAACGTGGTCCGCTGGGAGCTGCGGACCCGCCTCTTTCTGCGCACCTCGGAGTTCCTCTGGCAGGAGGGCCACACGGCCCACGCGACGGAGGCCGAGGCGCGTCAGGAGACGCAGCAGATGCTCGACGTGTACGCCACCTTCGCCGAGGACTACATGGCCATGCCGGTCCTCAAGGGGCCGAAGACGGCCAGCGAGCGCTTCCCGGGCGCGGTGGAGACGTTCGCCATCGAGGCGATGATGCAGGACAAAAAGGCGCTGCAAGCCGGCACCTCGCACTTCCTCGGGCAGAACTTCGCCAAGGCCTCGGAGATCAAGTTCCAGACGAAGGAGGAGACCTTCGAGTACGCGTGGACGACGTCGTGGGGCTCGTCGACCCGCTTGGTCGGCGGCATCATCATGACCCACTCCGACGACGACGGTCTGATCGTCCCCCCGCGCTTGGCGCCCGCGCACATCGCGATCTGGCCGGTCTTCCGCGGCGACGAGGGCAAGGAGAAAATTGTAGAATACATTCAATCCTTCGCCCGGGAGCTGCGCGACATCACCTTGTGGGGGCGCCCGCTGGAGGTGGAGGTCGACATGCGCGACATCCGCGGCGGCGAGAAGCAGTGGGAGTGGGTCAAAAAGGGCGTGCCGGTGCGCATCGAGATCGGCCCGCGCGACGTCGATGGCGGTGTGGTGACGGTCGCCCGGCGCGATCGGACGCCGCGCGAAAAGGAGAACCTCTCGCGCGCCGAGGCCCCCGCGAAGATCCGCGCCATCCTCGAGGACATGCAGCGCGGCCTATTCGAGCGCGCGCGCAAGTTCCGCGACGACAACACGCGCGAGGTGAACGACTACGAGTCGCTGCGTCGCTTCTTCGACAAGGAGGGCGGCGGCTTTGCCCTCGTGCACTGGGACGGCACGGCCGAGTCGGAGGCCAAGTTCAAAGACGACTTCAAAGCGACCATCCGCTGCATCGCCCAGGCACCCGAGCGCGCCGCCGCATGGGGCGAGCGGATGCTCGAGCCGGGCAAGTGCATCGTGACGGGTAATCCGAGCCCGCGGCGGGTGGTGGTCGCGCGTTCGTACTGA
- a CDS encoding phytanoyl-CoA dioxygenase family protein: MAARGARSAAPDFHAEVDMSHAVSHSIVPESTLRTSEVEAFARDGFLIKRGLFARDEMRLLDEAFVGDRAMHRRAYAVADDAGASTEIALWNDPGDDLFGAFARCARMVRGAEALLGGEVYHYHSKITMKPPGGGGTWNWHQDYGYWYKNGCLYPDMLTVAVAMNAANRENGCLEVIRGSHRLGRIEHGQVGSQTGADPERVRAVLERSERVAFEAEPGDVMFFHCNTLHTSAPNRSQRPRDLFLIAYNAAANDPCLPHHHPGYTKLDVLPDDAIRARAGVWAGESRVFLDPAEDKSIYGFRRLG, translated from the coding sequence ATGGCAGCCCGAGGTGCGCGGTCTGCCGCGCCCGACTTTCACGCCGAGGTCGATATGTCCCATGCCGTGAGCCACTCCATCGTACCGGAAAGCACGCTCCGCACCTCCGAGGTGGAGGCCTTTGCCCGCGACGGTTTCCTGATCAAACGAGGGCTGTTCGCGCGCGACGAGATGCGCCTCCTCGACGAGGCGTTCGTGGGCGATCGGGCCATGCACCGCCGCGCGTACGCGGTGGCCGACGATGCAGGGGCCTCGACCGAGATCGCGCTCTGGAACGATCCGGGCGACGATCTATTCGGCGCATTCGCCCGCTGCGCGCGGATGGTGCGCGGCGCCGAGGCGCTGCTCGGGGGCGAGGTGTACCACTACCACTCGAAGATCACGATGAAGCCGCCGGGGGGAGGCGGCACGTGGAATTGGCATCAGGATTACGGCTATTGGTACAAGAACGGTTGCCTCTACCCCGATATGCTCACGGTGGCCGTCGCCATGAACGCGGCCAACCGGGAAAATGGCTGTCTCGAGGTGATTCGCGGGAGCCACCGCCTGGGGCGCATCGAGCATGGTCAGGTGGGCTCGCAGACGGGCGCCGATCCCGAGCGGGTTCGCGCGGTGCTCGAGCGCTCGGAGCGCGTGGCCTTCGAGGCCGAGCCCGGCGACGTCATGTTCTTTCACTGCAATACGCTGCATACGTCGGCGCCGAATCGCTCGCAGCGGCCGCGCGATCTGTTCTTGATCGCGTACAACGCGGCCGCCAACGATCCGTGTTTGCCGCACCATCACCCGGGGTACACGAAGCTGGACGTCTTGCCCGATGACGCCATTCGGGCGCGCGCCGGCGTGTGGGCGGGGGAGTCGCGCGTCTTTTTGGATCCCGCGGAGGACAAGAGCATCTACGGGTTTCGGCGGCTCGGGTAG
- a CDS encoding tetratricopeptide repeat protein, protein MTQSSGSGGGEDSQRWVDRAIEALDRGQPESAIDLLRNALTFDPNDARAHALLSYALLESRRIGAALVEARAAVALDPNLSVAHLVLGDAWLAHRKPQRAREHFDAAHRLDPSRPAPLRGLARFEAFYDRDDAAIELLDRALSLDPEDPETLVELGQAHLGRGHLDEAERYARAALELSPEQSNALVIMGHVLLRRGDVGGAREHAGWAIRAGSRIPALNLIAAIKARESLFLGVWFRLNSMLAELGPKAMLVLLAAYVAQRFLILVLQDLGHPRVAELVSYAWLGLCVYSWVAPGIFQRMLLREIRSVRLRGDF, encoded by the coding sequence ATGACGCAGTCGAGCGGCTCGGGGGGAGGAGAAGATTCGCAGCGATGGGTGGATCGGGCCATCGAGGCGCTCGATCGCGGGCAGCCCGAGAGCGCGATCGATTTGCTCCGCAACGCGCTCACCTTCGATCCGAACGACGCGCGGGCGCACGCGCTTCTGTCCTATGCGCTCTTGGAGTCGCGGCGAATCGGGGCGGCGTTGGTGGAGGCGCGGGCGGCGGTCGCGCTCGATCCGAATCTCTCGGTCGCGCATCTGGTTCTGGGGGACGCGTGGCTCGCGCACCGCAAGCCGCAGCGCGCCCGCGAGCACTTCGACGCGGCGCACCGGCTCGATCCCTCGCGGCCGGCGCCTCTGCGCGGGCTCGCGCGGTTCGAAGCGTTCTACGACCGCGACGATGCGGCGATCGAGCTGCTCGATCGCGCGCTCTCGCTCGATCCGGAAGATCCCGAGACCTTGGTGGAGCTGGGGCAGGCGCACCTCGGTCGCGGGCATTTGGACGAGGCCGAACGCTACGCGCGCGCGGCGCTGGAGCTCTCGCCCGAGCAGTCGAACGCCCTCGTCATCATGGGCCACGTGCTCCTGCGCCGCGGCGACGTGGGCGGCGCCCGCGAGCACGCCGGCTGGGCGATCCGAGCCGGCTCGCGCATCCCTGCGCTGAACCTCATCGCCGCGATCAAGGCGCGCGAGAGCCTGTTCCTCGGCGTTTGGTTCCGTCTCAACTCGATGCTGGCCGAGCTGGGGCCCAAGGCGATGCTGGTGCTCCTCGCCGCTTATGTCGCGCAGCGCTTTCTCATCCTGGTGCTCCAGGATCTGGGCCATCCGCGCGTGGCGGAGCTGGTGAGCTATGCGTGGCTCGGCCTCTGCGTCTACTCGTGGGTCGCGCCGGGGATCTTTCAGCGCATGCTCCTGCGCGAGATCCGCTCCGTGCGCCTTCGCGGGGATTTTTAG
- a CDS encoding protein kinase, producing MLTEGELFLDKYRIEKLVGIGGMGAVYAAVDVDLARKVAIKILLPEIARSQTAASRFVNEGRAVARVEGEHVARVFAAGRTEQGLPYMVLELLEGQDLAKLLEERGKLGVGEAVDILVQALGGVAEAHRHGIVHRDLKPANLFLHRRSNAAPVVKVLDFGVSKASRPLTDTSMHQNLTATSTMIGSPYYMSPEQLMDSKSADHRADIWSLGCILYEMLTGVVPFDDPLLSGLVIAILRKRPVPVRQLRPDVPAALEAIVVRCLERDPSQRIGTAAALARLLLPFATDTRAPAFVVPAIEPEAPPPSIDAKTQVWVPKRPALAAAHATPTPASNPPAPRAAPMHASNTPGPMPRAAPMLPPPRATPMPRSDPPAPMPPMHAAMLAPPHATPMLQPPHATPMPASDPRAMPMLQPPHATPAPPSNPPIPPPATTPIPPRPTFRAELPSLLVIAATLVFLGISGFLFAQRKDARPGAGAHAPAVSHAAPAKNAPP from the coding sequence ATGCTGACGGAGGGAGAGCTCTTTCTCGACAAATACCGCATCGAGAAGCTCGTGGGCATCGGCGGGATGGGCGCCGTGTATGCCGCGGTCGACGTCGATCTGGCGCGCAAGGTGGCGATCAAGATCCTGCTCCCCGAGATCGCGCGCTCGCAAACGGCGGCCTCGCGGTTCGTGAACGAAGGGCGCGCGGTGGCGCGGGTCGAGGGTGAGCACGTGGCGCGGGTGTTCGCGGCCGGGCGCACCGAGCAAGGGCTGCCGTACATGGTGCTCGAGCTCCTCGAGGGCCAGGATCTGGCGAAGCTGCTGGAGGAGCGCGGAAAGCTGGGGGTCGGCGAAGCGGTCGATATCCTCGTTCAAGCGCTGGGAGGGGTCGCCGAGGCGCACCGTCACGGCATCGTGCACCGCGATCTGAAGCCGGCGAACTTGTTCCTGCACCGCCGGAGCAACGCGGCGCCCGTGGTGAAGGTGCTCGACTTCGGCGTCTCCAAGGCGAGCCGGCCGCTGACCGATACGAGCATGCATCAGAACCTCACGGCCACCAGCACGATGATCGGGTCGCCGTATTACATGTCGCCGGAGCAGCTGATGGATTCGAAGTCGGCCGATCACCGCGCCGACATTTGGTCGCTCGGGTGCATCCTTTACGAGATGCTGACGGGGGTCGTCCCCTTCGACGATCCGTTGCTCAGCGGTCTGGTGATCGCGATCCTCCGCAAGAGGCCCGTCCCCGTGCGGCAGCTGCGGCCCGACGTTCCGGCCGCGCTGGAGGCGATCGTGGTGCGCTGCTTGGAGCGCGATCCGTCGCAGCGCATTGGCACGGCCGCGGCCCTGGCGAGGTTGCTCCTGCCGTTCGCGACGGATACGCGCGCGCCGGCGTTCGTGGTGCCGGCCATCGAGCCGGAAGCGCCGCCTCCGTCCATCGACGCGAAGACGCAGGTCTGGGTGCCGAAGCGGCCGGCGCTGGCGGCGGCGCACGCGACGCCCACACCCGCGTCGAACCCACCGGCGCCGCGTGCCGCGCCGATGCATGCGTCGAATACGCCGGGGCCGATGCCGCGTGCCGCGCCGATGTTGCCGCCGCCGCGTGCGACGCCGATGCCGCGGTCCGATCCTCCGGCGCCGATGCCGCCGATGCACGCAGCGATGCTCGCGCCGCCGCATGCGACGCCGATGCTGCAGCCGCCGCACGCGACGCCGATGCCCGCGTCGGATCCGCGCGCCATGCCGATGCTGCAGCCGCCGCATGCGACGCCGGCGCCCCCGTCGAACCCGCCGATCCCCCCGCCCGCTACCACGCCTATCCCGCCGCGGCCGACGTTTCGTGCCGAGCTGCCGTCGCTGCTGGTGATCGCGGCGACCCTGGTATTTCTCGGCATTTCCGGCTTTCTCTTCGCCCAGCGCAAAGACGCACGCCCGGGAGCCGGCGCGCACGCTCCGGCTGTCTCCCATGCTGCACCCGCGAAAAACGCGCCGCCGTAG
- a CDS encoding sulfatase-like hydrolase/transferase encodes MSRLFPFFAPLALIALSAGCDRCSRGDGPSASPAPSGSNTPPAAQAPTPRAIDAVGLDACTLGHRGILLDLGDSSTRARYGTHVASRSTPETLEREGATWTRFREKGSTLQFVALERDFGDLADPAADSFVEARVRGGVAKSISVYLNGKPVGIWKLAKGETRVVIASASSDLVTAGANELLLRFNGVPKASVGEPYAEIDWIRIGRGKPEAGDSNYAAPTRHDVTANATLGGIARRALSLRAPGFVRCTGWLPQGGTAQAFAGISGPGEAELRLSLLGDRTGKIAERTFSARSGAWEKAELPLGDLGRPPPGTVGAFQVEVVRATPGARVLLGDPGVLAPPQPEDAPAPHGRGVVLVVFGQLQPKSLALYGGPLALPELGALGARGVVFEAHRATSTLSHAALAAMISGRTGRANNVNDFDARLPHSVTTIADVARQAGVVSAMFTANPLTSATFGFDRGWGTFVAHGPEENTLATRVFDEASEWIEAHKSDRFLVVVHARGGHPPWDITAEELKGLDPPGYAGSIDPKHAAELLSKARHSPPAIRFGDADRARVWALYSHAVLAHDAALGRLMTTLRRTGRDLDTTLFVTGDLSVDEVGHSGQHVPFGEGEAPEEPLLSVPLILVPPGGVAGGKRVKLPTADIDLATSMANALDLSPSSYFRGVDIYRTLTGALPDAGRPLLATAGTKYALRTGNFILRGSDRREDLCDILIEPACITDVSSTHPLATEALERTLFSILHEPGESPIPREPAVIDPHSSAPSALKAWGR; translated from the coding sequence TTGTCTCGTCTCTTTCCGTTCTTCGCCCCCCTCGCGCTGATCGCGCTCTCGGCAGGTTGCGATCGCTGCTCGCGCGGCGATGGACCGAGCGCCTCCCCTGCCCCCTCGGGCTCGAACACCCCGCCCGCCGCGCAAGCGCCGACCCCGCGCGCCATCGACGCCGTAGGGCTCGACGCGTGCACCTTGGGGCACCGCGGGATCCTGCTCGACCTGGGCGATTCGAGCACCCGGGCGCGCTATGGCACGCACGTCGCGAGCCGTTCGACCCCCGAGACGCTCGAGCGCGAAGGGGCCACCTGGACGCGCTTTCGTGAGAAAGGGTCGACCCTGCAGTTCGTGGCGCTCGAGCGCGACTTCGGCGACCTCGCGGATCCGGCGGCGGACTCCTTCGTGGAGGCGAGGGTTCGCGGCGGCGTGGCCAAGTCCATCAGCGTGTACCTCAATGGCAAGCCGGTCGGCATCTGGAAGCTCGCAAAGGGCGAGACGCGGGTGGTGATCGCCAGCGCCTCGAGCGATCTGGTAACCGCCGGCGCCAACGAGCTGCTCCTCCGCTTCAACGGCGTTCCCAAGGCATCCGTCGGCGAACCCTACGCCGAGATCGATTGGATCCGCATCGGACGCGGCAAGCCCGAGGCCGGCGATAGCAACTACGCCGCCCCCACCCGCCACGACGTCACCGCCAATGCGACCCTCGGCGGGATCGCGCGGCGCGCGCTCTCCCTTCGCGCACCCGGCTTCGTGCGCTGCACGGGGTGGCTCCCGCAAGGAGGAACGGCGCAGGCTTTTGCCGGCATCTCGGGGCCGGGCGAGGCCGAGCTTCGACTGAGCTTGCTCGGCGATCGAACGGGGAAAATCGCCGAGCGCACGTTCTCCGCGCGAAGCGGCGCCTGGGAAAAGGCGGAGCTCCCGCTGGGCGATCTCGGACGCCCGCCGCCGGGAACCGTGGGCGCCTTTCAAGTCGAGGTGGTGCGGGCCACCCCCGGGGCGCGCGTGCTGCTCGGCGATCCAGGGGTGCTGGCGCCCCCGCAGCCCGAAGACGCTCCGGCGCCGCACGGGCGCGGCGTGGTGCTCGTGGTCTTCGGGCAGCTGCAGCCCAAGTCGCTCGCGCTCTACGGCGGCCCGCTCGCGTTGCCGGAGCTCGGCGCGCTCGGCGCGCGCGGGGTGGTCTTCGAGGCGCATCGCGCGACGAGCACGCTGTCGCACGCGGCGCTGGCCGCCATGATCAGCGGCCGCACGGGGCGCGCCAACAACGTGAACGATTTCGATGCGCGGCTGCCGCACTCGGTCACCACCATCGCCGATGTGGCGCGCCAGGCGGGGGTAGTGAGCGCCATGTTCACGGCGAACCCTCTGACCTCGGCGACCTTTGGGTTCGACCGCGGGTGGGGCACCTTCGTGGCGCACGGCCCCGAGGAGAACACGCTGGCCACGCGGGTCTTCGACGAGGCCAGCGAGTGGATCGAGGCGCACAAATCCGATCGCTTCCTGGTGGTCGTGCACGCGCGCGGCGGGCACCCGCCGTGGGACATCACGGCCGAGGAGCTCAAAGGCCTCGATCCGCCGGGCTACGCGGGCAGCATCGATCCCAAGCACGCGGCCGAGCTCCTCTCCAAGGCGCGTCACTCCCCGCCGGCCATCCGCTTCGGGGACGCAGACCGCGCGCGCGTCTGGGCGCTCTATTCGCACGCGGTCCTCGCGCACGATGCCGCGCTGGGCCGGCTGATGACGACCCTCCGCCGCACCGGCCGCGATCTCGACACGACCCTCTTCGTCACCGGCGATCTCTCGGTCGACGAGGTGGGCCACAGCGGCCAACACGTCCCCTTCGGCGAGGGCGAGGCCCCCGAAGAGCCGCTCTTGTCGGTCCCGCTCATCCTCGTCCCGCCCGGCGGAGTCGCCGGCGGAAAGCGGGTCAAGCTACCGACCGCCGATATCGATCTCGCCACCTCGATGGCCAACGCGCTCGATCTATCCCCTTCCAGCTATTTCCGCGGCGTCGACATCTACCGCACGCTCACCGGCGCCCTCCCCGACGCGGGCCGTCCCCTCCTGGCCACCGCCGGCACCAAATACGCGCTCCGCACCGGAAACTTCATTCTACGCGGCTCCGACCGGCGCGAAGATCTCTGCGACATCCTCATCGAGCCGGCCTGCATCACCGACGTGAGCTCGACCCATCCACTCGCCACCGAGGCGCTCGAGCGCACCCTCTTCTCGATCCTCCACGAGCCCGGCGAATCCCCCATCCCCCGCGAGCCCGCCGTCATCGATCCGCACTCCTCCGCGCCCTCCGCGCTCAAGGCCTGGGGGCGCTAG
- a CDS encoding RNA polymerase sigma factor translates to MQVATARDEFFRRVFDAEFRYVWASLRRLGVDAGDIDDVAHEVFLAVHRQLDTYDHRRPIRPWLFAFALRFAADYRKQARIRFRAYHETGEPLDLQPRADELLERADDRRLAAAGLEGIALDRRAVFILYEIDEVPMSEIAASLGIPLHTAYSRLRVAREEFAAAVQARQQAERHLAERQQAERKEGRR, encoded by the coding sequence ATGCAAGTCGCGACGGCGCGGGACGAATTCTTCCGTCGCGTGTTCGATGCGGAGTTTCGCTACGTTTGGGCCTCTCTGCGGCGACTCGGCGTGGACGCCGGCGATATCGACGATGTCGCACACGAGGTCTTCCTCGCCGTACACCGCCAGCTCGACACCTACGATCACCGCAGACCCATTCGGCCGTGGCTCTTTGCCTTCGCGTTGCGCTTTGCCGCCGACTACCGCAAGCAGGCGCGCATCCGCTTCCGCGCGTACCACGAGACGGGCGAGCCACTCGATCTGCAGCCGCGCGCCGACGAGCTTCTGGAGCGCGCGGACGATCGCCGCCTGGCCGCCGCGGGGCTCGAAGGCATCGCGCTCGATCGCCGCGCCGTCTTCATCTTGTATGAAATCGACGAAGTGCCCATGAGCGAAATTGCGGCGTCGCTGGGGATCCCGCTGCACACCGCCTACTCGCGCCTTCGCGTCGCGCGCGAGGAGTTCGCGGCCGCCGTTCAAGCGCGCCAGCAGGCGGAGCGTCACCTGGCGGAGCGCCAGCAGGCGGAGCGCAAGGAGGGCCGGCGATGA